In Euphorbia lathyris chromosome 9, ddEupLath1.1, whole genome shotgun sequence, the following are encoded in one genomic region:
- the LOC136207061 gene encoding protein trichome birefringence-like 35: protein MNMMQRWNRKRPHVHFPFPFPFPFHFFAIILLVFIGCSVLFNESRIQEIHHDPDHLPLQPDSFVKPNLGSRSNELLDRFIRCNSTKEYSGKKIQWVDPKPKLGRRRDSLERCDVFSGKWVFDNKSYPLHHEAHCPYMSDQLACHKHGRVDLGYQYWRWQPHNCNLKRWNVTEMWEKLRGKRLMFVGDSLNRGQWISMVCMLQSVIPADKRSMSPNAPLTIFRAEEYNATVEFLWAPLLVDSNSDDPVNHRLDERIIRPDSVLKHSAKWEHADILVFNTYLWWRQGPVKLLWSDEEHHHQHQHRTCEELNGLGAMELAMGAWADWVQSKAHEKRVFFVTMSPTHLWSREWEPGSEGNCYNEQRPIEQEGYWGSGSDLPTMRMVDKILGRLGSKVSVLNITQLSEYRKDGHPSIYRKFWETLSPEQLSKPSTYSDCIHWCLPGVPDVWNELLFHFL, encoded by the exons ATGAATATGATGCAGAGATGGAACAGAAAGAGACCCCATGTCCAtttccctttccctttccctttccctttccATTTCTTCGCTATAATCTTGCTTGTTTTTATCGGCTGCTCTGTTCTGTTCAACGAGAGTCGCATCCAAGAAATCCATCACGACCCAGATCATCTCCCTCTTCAACCAGATTCTTTTGTCAAACCAAATCTTGGAAGCCGCTCTAACG AGCTTTTGGATAGGTTCATTAGATGCAACTCGACTAAGGAATACAGCGGTAAGAAAATACAGTGGGTTGATCCCAAACCCAAATTGGGTCGCCGGAGAGATAGTTTGGAGAGGTGTGATGTGTTTTCCGGCAAATGGGTGTTTGATAATAAATCGTATCCACTTCATCATGAGGCGCATTGCCCGTATATGTCCGACCAACTGGCATGTCACAAGCATGGAAGGGTTGATTTAGGATACCAGTACTGGAGATGGCAACCACACAATTGCAATTTGAAGag ATGGAATGTGACTGAAATGTGGGAGAAGTTGAGAGGGAAGAGACTGATGTTTGTGGGGGATTCACTAAATAGAGGGCAATGGATATCAATGGTTTGTATGTTACAATCAGTTATTCCAGCAGATAAGAGATCCATGTCACCAAATGCTCCCCTTACAATTTTCAGGGCAGAG GAATACAATGCTACAGTGGAGTTTCTCTGGGCTCCACTTCTTGTTGATTCTAATTCTGATGACCCTGTGAATCACAGGTTGGATGAACGTATTATCCGTCCAGATTCAGTTTTGAAGCATTCAGCAAAGTGGGAGCATGCTGATATACTTGTTTTCAATACATACTTGTGGTGGAGACAAGGCCCTGTAAAGCTATT ATGGAGCGATGAAGAACACCACCACCAACACCAACACCGGACTTGTGAAGAATTAAATGGATTAGGCGCCATGGAATTGGCCATGGGAGCCTGGGCAGACTGGGTACAGTCAAAGGCCCATGAGAAACGAGTCTTCTTTGTTACCATGTCTCCAACACATTTATG GAGTCGGGAATGGGAACCTGGAAGTGAAGGAAATTGCTATAATGAGCAAAGACCTATCGAGCAGGAGGGCTATTGGGGAAGTGGTTCCGACTTGCCTACAATGCGTATGGTGGATAAGATCCTGGGAAGATTGGGATCAAAGGTCAGTGTTCTCAATATTACTCAGCTATCAGAGTACCGCAAAGACGGCCACCCCTCCATCTACCGGAAATTCTGGGAAACACT